GttgtagaaaaatacagaaagtcTGGAAATCTGCTTATGTACTTCCCACAGAGGTAAACAACTACAGGCCAATTTCCAAGCTATGCATTCTGGCAAAAACCTTTGAAAAGCTGGTCAGTGAACAACTAAAGGACTACCTAGAATCCAACAGCATTTTATCTGAATTTCAGTCAGGTTTTAGAAAACACCATAGAATTGTCACAGCAATCTTGAAAGTATTAGACGATGTTATACAGGCCCTTGACTGTAAAAGGTACTGTGTAGCACTGTTTATCGACCTCTCCAAAGAATTTGACACTGTGGATCATAGtctcttaataaaaataatgagtaATATTGGTATCTCTGATCAAGCTGTTGCTTGGTTTACTGACTATCTGTCAAACAGGTCACAATCTGTTCAAATATCTGATTCTACTTCTTTTGCCCGTGAGACTCAGAAAGGTGTACCACAGGGTTCAATCCTAGGTCCCATTCTGTTCTCTATTTACACAAACAACTTGTGTCATAATTTACCAAATACATCATATCACCTCTATGCCGACGATACTATCATTTATTGCTGCTCACAAACAGAAGCACAAGCTCTTGAGCTCCTACAAACTGCTTTTGACACTTTTCAGGCTCACCTTAGATCactaaaaatggttttaaacgCAGAGGTGATGGTCTTTTCACACAAACGCGAGCCGCAGGAGATCACTCAAGTACTTAAAACTGAAACGAACAAATCAATAGAAATAGTAAACAGCTACAAGTACCTTGGTTTCATACTTGATTCTGagctttcttttaaaaaacatgttgccTCCTCACtacacaaactaaaaatgaagcTTGGGTTTTATTATAGAAATAAATCATGTTTCTCTCTCAAAGCACGAAAGTTTCTGGTAGCAGCCACATTTCTGCCTCTGATCGATTATGGAGATGTTCTCTACATGAATGCTTNNNNNNNNNNNNNNNNNNNNNNNNNNNNNNNNNNNNNNNNNNNNNNNNNNNNNNNNNNNNNNNNNNNNNNNNNNNNNNNNNNNNNNNNNNNNNNNNNNNNNNNNNNNNNNNNNNNNNNNNNNNNNNNNNNNNNNNNNNNNNNNNNNNNNNNNNNNNNNNNNNNNNNNNNNNNNNNNNNNNNNNNNNNNNNNNNNNNNNNNNNNNNNNNNNNNNNNNNNNNNNNNNNNNNNNNNNNNNNNNNNNNNNNNNNNNNNNNNNNNNNNNNNNNNNNNNNNNNNNNNNNNNNNNNNNNNNNNNNNNNNNNNNNNNNNNNNNNNNNNNNNNNNNNNNNNNNNNNNNNNNNNNNNNNNNNNNNNNNNNNNNNNNNNNNNNNNNNNNNNNNNNNNNNNNNNNNNNNNNNNNNNNNNNNNNNNNNNNNNNNNNNNNNNNNNNNNNNNNNNNNNNNNNNNNNNNNNNNNNNNNNNNNNNNNNNNNNNNNNNNNNNNNNNNNNNNNNNNNNNNNNNNNNNNNNNNNNNNNNNNNNNNNNNNNNNNNNNNNNNNNNNNNNNNNNNNNNNNNNNNNNNNNNNNNNNNNNNNNNNNNNNNNNNNNNNNNNNNNNNNNNNNNNNNNNNNNNNNNNNNNNNNNNNNNNNNNNNNNNNNNNNNNNNNNNNNNNNNNNNNNNNNNNNNNNNNNNNNNNNNNNNNNNNNNNNNNNNNNNNNNNNNNNNNNNNNNNNNNNNNNNNNNNNNNNNNNNNNNNNNNNNNNNNNNNNNNNNNNNNNNNNNNNNNNNNNNNNNNNNNNNNNNNNNNNNNNNNNNNNNNNNNNNNNNNNNNNNNNNNNNNNNNNNNNNNNNNNNNNNNNNNNNNNNNNNNNNNNNNNNNNNNNNNNNNNNNNNNNNNNNNNNNNNNNNNNNNNNNNNNNNNNNNNNNNNNNNNNNNNNNNNNNNNNNNNNNNNNNNNNNNNNNNNNNNNNNNNNNNNNNNNNNNNNNNNNNNNNNNNNNNNNNNNNNNNNNNNNNNNNNNNNNNNNNNNNNNNNNNNNNNNNNNNNNNNNNNNNNNNNNNNNNNNNNNNNNNNNNNNNNNNNNNNNNNNNNNNNNNNNNNNNNNNNNNNNNNNNNNNNNNNNNNNNNNNNNNNNNNNNNNNNNNNNNNNNNNNNNNNNNNNNNNNNNNNNNNNNNNNNNNNNNNNNNNNNNNNNNNNNNNNNNNNNNNNNNNNNNNNNNNNNNNNNNNNNNNNNNNNNNNNNNNNNNNNNNNNNNNNNNNNNNNNNNNNNNNNNNNNNNNNNNNNNNNNNNNNNNNNNNNNNNNNNNNNNNNNNNNNNNNNNNNNNNNNNNNNNNNNNNNNNNNNNNNNNNNNNNNNNNNNNNNNNNNNNNNNNNNNNNNNNNNNNNNNNNNNNNNNNNNNNNNNNNNNNNNNNNNNNNNNNNNNNNNNNNNNNNNNNNNNNNNNNNNNNNNNNNNNNNNNNNNNNNNNNNNNNNNNNNNNNNNNNNNNNNNNNNNNNNNNNNNNNNNNNNNNNNNNNNNNNNNNNNNNNNNNNNNNNNNNNNNNNNNNNNNNNNNNNNNNNNNNNNNNNNNNNNNNNNNNNNNNNNNNNNNNNNNNNNNNNNNNNNNNNNNNNNNNNNNNNNNNNNNNNNNNNNNNNNNNNNNNNNNNNNNNNNNNNNNNNNNNNNNNNNNNNNNNNNNNNNNNNNNNNNNNNNNNNNNNNNNNNNNNNNNNNNNNNNNNNNNNNNNNNNNNNNNNNNNNNNNNNNNNNNNNNNNNNNNNNNNNNNNNNNNNNNNNNNNNNNNNNNNNNNNNNNNNNNNNNNNNNNNNNNNNNNNNNNNNNNNNNNNNNNNNNNNNNNNNNNNNNNNNNNNNNNNNNNNNNNNNNNNNNNNNNNNNNNNNNNNNNNNNNNNNNNNNNNNNNNNNNNNNNNNNNNNNNNNNNNNNNNNNNNNNNNNNNNNNNNNNNNNNCTCTTTCAGCCCGTTCCAGTGatataaatatcagagcaatctacctaatttgaacatttttttcaccaagATAGGCTAGTTGGGCGTCGTGTGCCGTCCACATAGGCAGGCGGGGGAGGGAGCACCATGCAAAAcgatgccaaaaaaaaaaataaaacattgctcAAAGTCTAGAGCATTTAGCTTAACGTTATATAGGCCCTCTAAAAATTTGGACgatttggttgatttaggaGCAGTTAACGTTTGCTCTGGTTACTGTTGTAATGTCCCTTCATCCgatattttaaagtgaatttttagATTAGTAATCTAGCGTTATTTGGTTACAGTGTCGGTTAATTTTGAATCGTAGTTTGTCTCCTTGAAGCTAGCaatctgtgttttgtaaatatgggctatatgaaaaattaatatgtacaaatgcaaagacacattatttcatattattttttttattatttttactaatgaataataattaaaggcaGATCATGAATCAGCACCATATATTGTAAGGTGTGTTGTGCTGTGCTTCAAAGTTTTGTTCCATGTGCCCTTTTTTCAACTTTGAgcacctgcccctccaaatgtctctgcacggCCCTGCACTCAATACTGTGTATCACTGTGCATTGAGGTTTGTAACCGGCTGTAGTCGTCTCACCCATCAGTGTTAACTGTATGCCAGAGCAGAGTGGACCTCTGAGCATGCGAAGATATACGCATTGGGTGACCCTAGTCTATAAGGCGCTACTTGGTTTGGTCCCCACATATCTCAGTTCCCTTCTCCAAAAAATCACCAGTCGATATGCCTTACGCTCAAGCTAAGTTTTTCTCCTGCATGCTCCCCGTGTCCGAACTGAATTCGGGAAACAtgctttcagtttttcttctcCCTCTGCCTGGAACTCTAtccaaactgaactgaaaaagtctaatcttgttttattgggtttattcaaatcctttttgtgtaacaaagaaaaagaatcccTGCAAAACTGCTCCTGTTTCAAACGTTCACTGTAAAAAAGATTTAGCCTTACTATCATTGTACTTCATAAATGTCCAGCTGTATATAATCTTTGCACTCTCCAAACTACTGTACTTTGTTATTTACtatgttatctaaaaaaaataaaaaaaaataaaaataaaaataaaaaaatcactgtcaCTCTATTGTacctaaattttaaattttatattgtaaataccCTAAATTCATATCGTTGCTTATTTGTTATGAACTGTAACCATATTTATGAGACGTGTGCTGCcgacctcttggccaggtcacccttgaaaaagagatcctgatctcaacgggtttttatctggttaaataaaggctACTACTACAACTACTACTACATAcgaattccaaaattgagtgcactcgaaatttcccaaaagtctttgcaaaaaacatcgatgctcactacattaacaaatatagaccacaatgcaatgcggttgaacaatttcaaacaaaaaaacgtgtctaaatgcaatatttaaataaaccattcactttttcaccatcagaacacagtggagtcgtAAATAAATgtagtgaaatgttcatatttatttgattttcactttgtgaaattagtgaagtcatatctggtgtttagaaaaacaaaaaaaaagtaatgagtatcgtgtccaaattacctttaaaattcagggcactATACAGCCCCGCACTATATCATTTTTTAGTAattagggggggaattcggacacaaccaagGACTGTCCTGAAGATGGTCTAAACTTGAGTTAAGTCATCCTCTTGCATCCTACCTGTGCAGTAAACTGTTCTGGCAGTCGTTGCCATAACAATGCTGGTTAAGCCCGTCCCAGCTCCTAGGTCGAGGATTGTGGCCCCTCTGAACAAGTCCGGGTGGGACAGGATAAAATCACCCAAAAAGAGTGCTCCTCGCCACACCTCATGAAAACAAATACAGCAACCTTAAACAGGACTTGAACACTGCGCTTTGCTTATCCTCCTTCAaaggaaatgaagaaaattaactttACTACATTTGCATTAAAATCCATGTTTGTTTACAAATCAAGTGCATTAGTATTAGTAAAAggcctataccatgcaaaatTAACTGTTTTGAACATTAAAGTATAATACAATGTAAATTCCTTataaaaataccccaaaacaGTATTTGGATTCATTCACAcatctctgagtattcctctaaaaacctgctctctgagcaccagcccctcccaaagCACCCAAACACCCACTTCCTCCatggagctagcagtgatcaacaaaacactttcattttagatgtagtcatttgatttatttaactgAACTCATTTAATATCTATCTTTGCAGAAGTTcagctgttgtttgttttggtagGTGACATGCTCCCGAGGCTGCTCTAGGATTACGCCCACATGGAGCTAAAAGacagagcctcagagattgagttgTCTCACTTCCTGgtagaaaaaatgttgacaaaactAACTCATATACATAAATGACTccttctttagtgtgccaaaggtaatatgtgatcatatacATAGATGTATCTGAAAGACTTTAGAATAGCACGGTATAGGCCCTTTAGAATGACACAACTTCAAAATTCCTCTTAGAACATTTTAAGtaacaattgatttttttactgaTGTATAGATTCATGCAAGAAATTTCCATTAAgacttaattattttctgtttgtcaaTACACTATTCTTTATTCTTCATGTTGCTTAACTCACTTGTTTGCCAACCTCTTCTAAAGGTGTCGCCATGGTGTGCTCTGAAAACAGATGGTTTGAGGTATTAGACGCACAGGTTAACTCCTGTTGATCAAGCGTTTCCGATTTGTCTCTTCAGTGGGCTTCCTGTTGCCACACAAAGAGTGAGTGATGCAGCTCAGGCGGATCCACAGTCGTCACTTTGAAGAGACGTTTCATCCAGAGCTCGTTTGGTCTTAGCTAGTGAGTTCTGAGCCTCAGAGAATGCCACTCACAAGTTAAGAAGTTAGTTAAGCCTCCTACAGTGCAGGACATGAAAGTTATGGTTGATCAAAATCATTGTTTGTTAAAGTCCTGGTTAGCTCATTTCATTTCAATAGTGTTCAATATTGTCACTAGACTTCACTCCTTCCTTTTAAATGCTTCTAACAAATAAACTTCCTCTACCAACATTTCCACAAGTGTCATTTAGTAAAAGCTCAGAGCGATGTTTCAGAGAATCTCTAAACATATTAAGGTATTTTTAACAGAGCTGTAAAAAGTTTCAACGCTTGCACTTTCAGTGTAGAACCTGTTACATTTGGCAGTATTTGAAtctatttataaaacatttgttatcacattcacaaaatcaaaaaaacccTTCTTCTCATTTCAACCTCATTGGACCACATTGATTTTGTGTACATGATCAAGCATATTGAGCTGCTGCCTTTGGGTGGATGAACAAGTATTGCTGTCAACAGTCAATCTCCAGTGACTTAAATGAACACTTTAAGTCAAGAAAACATTCAAGAAGGGAGACTCTTACCGatctttaagacatttttaaaaacacaaccttCTTCTTCATCCAGGTTCTGTTGCTCCTGCTGAAGGTTAGGGATGGACTGTTTGAGAATGACAGGACAAACCAGGTCCCTCCCACAGTCTTCTTTAGGGTCTTTACAAGGACTGAGGAAGCCAGAGAATGCCAGTAACCAACATTGGACAGCAACATACTGATGGGGTAACAGAACAGCAGTTATTGTCTTGTTCTTTAGATATCTTGGTTCCAACACCAACTTTTTAGAGTTTGGAGTTTAGGTTAATGTATTTGCTCAGACTTTATGTCTGCTTTAAAagctaacacaaaaaaattggatCTGAAACACAGTAAACAGCATTGCTGATGGTTTAAGTAGTTGGCCTTCTAAACCAAACCTCATGTTTACCTTGATAACACTCCCTAAAACCGTTCAATAACTAAAgtcttttcctgcttttttaccGCTCAGTGAGGTCCAGGTCTCCATCCTCATCCAACTTTGGCTCCTTATCATTTTCCTTCTCATCGTGTCTGTTCGTGGGTTTAGAGTCTTTCTGTGGATGGTTTTCTTCTCCTTCTAATGTTTTCCTAGGATCATTGGTGTCGTGGTCTTCTAGCAGGATCTGGAATCTGGACATAAAGACTGACAAACCAACAGAAATATTGGCGAGGTGaaagttttagaataaaatatttcatttcagtgaaaagtttttcttctctcGACATCTGATATGAGTGATGAtgaaaggaaagagaaaaaaagagttgttaGCAATGAAGCAGCAGCTGTGTAAACATCGACGATCTCTTTTAGGATAATGACTGTCTTATCCCTATCTTGAAATCTAATTCTGAGACGTGTCTGCCTGTCAGTAGTGCTGCTTTTATTTgacaaatgatttaaatgagGGCACTACAAGTGAAGAGAGCGATGTGAGATTTAAATAAGGGTTTTTCAAAATCCAGCAGTCTATAGACAGAAAATTCTCTGTGACTGAAAGTCCACAGATTTGATCGCCACATATAGCAGGGAAAagtgcagctttaaaaaaaactacaatgtACATATTTAAAATCACACGAAGAAAGCATAACGATGGattcaaaaaactttttctgcctCATTTTCTCCATCCATGTAAAGGAAAAAGGCTCAGAAACATAAGCAGACTCACCTGGCTGGCCGACAGTGTCCACCCTTGTCATGAGGCTCCCTGCATTGGGCAGGTGCATGTGAACGTCTGACAGAACCATGTCAAACTGAAAAGTGATCTGATCCATGAGGAGTCGTGGAGAGCGTCTCACAAGCCTGAGGGCAACAATCAAAGCAGTCACTCAAAGTAAGTCATTAGCTGCGTTTCTATtgcacatttgcgcaaaactttatagaaattctaggaatttcgaAAATACacagtttcgaaatgacactgtttccaatAAATCAGCATTTTGCGATAAAGCCAAAACCAACTTAGGtgataaatcattaaaaacactgcgatgaatgagaacaagcatttttttcatttgattcacTAATTAAGGAGCAtggcggtgacgtcacagctctgactggggggggggggtgcgtGCAACGCAGCTTGACTCAGATGCgtgagaagcctgttcagcagttaaaaaaaaaaagcattttaacaaataagcatctgaagcctttttctgtctgaaaacagaacagatccattcaagtttctTTCACGTCTCTCGCGCTCATCTCAATGAGACTTCAGGCTGCAAAAGTGCGGCTGCAGATGAAGcaatgaggaaatcttggtgattttaCGGAGGAGCTGCACAATTCCTTATGACACGCAATTTATAatgagctgtgaagctgttggatctctcctgcTGCCCTCTGTGCAGCGCTCAGAACAGACtcttcataccgagaagcgcatttatttcgaaaaaagtgtttccattacagtttggCAAAAAATTTCTATTTCGATACatcccaaataccacctcctctaagcgcaaaaactttttttttcgaaaaatgccagttttctTGAAATTGTGGTATTTCTATTAGaagaatttattatcgaaattccaatttgcaacATTTCAGAGCAAATGGAAACGCGACTCTTCTCACgttaggcaaggcaaggcaaggcaaggcaagtttatttatatagcacatttcatgtacagagacaattcaaagtgctttacataaaacattaaaagaaacaatcaaaagaaatagtaaaaatgtgatcattaaaattaaattaaaatgaagtaaaaagattttaatttaaaacaagcatagataaaaagtgcggacgtaaacttttgaatatatattaatcaaatgcaactgagaacaggtgagtctttaacctggatttaaatacactgagtgtttcagcagatctaatgttttctggaagtctgttccagatctgtggtgcatagaagctgaatgcagcttctgcATGTTTAGTTcggactctaggaactgataaaagagcGGAttcagatgaccggagaggtctggctggtacatactgggtcaggaggtcagtcatgtattttggtgctaaaccattcaaagctttNNNNNNNNNNNNNNNNNNNNNNNNNNNNNNNNNNNNNNNNNNNNNNNNNNNNNNNNNNNNNNNNNNNNNNNNNNNNNNNNNNNNNNNNNNNNNNNNNNNNNNNNNNNNNNNNNNNNNNNNNNNNNNNNNNNNNNNNNNNNNNNNNNNNNNNNNNNNNNNNNNNNNNNNNNNNNNNNNNNNNNNNNNNNNNNNNNNNNNNNNNNNNNNNNNNNNNNNNNNNNNNNNNNNNNNNNNNNNNNNNNNNNNNNNNNNNNNNNNNNNNNNNNNNNNNNNNNNNNNNNNNNNNNNNNNNNNNNNNNNNNNNNNNNNNNNNNNNNNNNNNNNNNNNNNNNNNNNNNNNNNNNNNNNNNNNNNNNNNNNNNNNNNNNNNNNNNNNNNNNNNNNNNNNNNNNNNNNNNNNNNNNNNNNNNNNNNNNNNNNNNNNNNNNNNNNNNNNNNNNNNNNNNNNNNNNNNNNNNNNNNNNNNNNNNNNNNNNNNNNNNNNNNNNNNNNNNNNNNNNNNNNNNNNNNNNNNNNNNNNNNNNNNNNNNNNNNNNNNNNNNNNNNNNNNNNNNNNNNNNNNNNNNNNNNNNNNNNNNNNNNNNNNNNNN
This portion of the Oryzias melastigma strain HK-1 unplaced genomic scaffold, ASM292280v2 sc00250, whole genome shotgun sequence genome encodes:
- the mettl22 gene encoding methyltransferase-like protein 22 isoform X2; translation: MDQITFQFDMVLSDVHMHLPNAGSLMTRVDTVGQPVFMSRFQILLEDHDTNDPRKTLEGEENHPQKDSKPTNRHDEKENDKEPKLDEDGDLDLTERPCKDPKEDCGRDLVCPVILKQSIPNLQQEQQNLDEEEGCVFKNVLKIEHTMATPLEEVGKQVWRGALFLGDFILSHPDLFRGATILDLGAGTGLTSIVMATTARTVYCTGGEVRVRQLNWLQHDFCTDPEVEFSWTEEEVADLYDNTSFIIAADVCYDSHLTEGLFRTLNHLCNHFSRPCTIFISIEKRLNFSLRHMDVCCEAYTHFLCCLQRLQQMEDHRCCFTFQQLTSNFAQVLLYERVEQLELWKLTCTPLSEKTDPHLPSTSAANTAESLSCTCRHALVSGPGSGSLSLSIPDEPL